From a single Nostoc edaphicum CCNP1411 genomic region:
- a CDS encoding chlorophyll a/b-binding protein: protein MTGFKNPAPIVSEDPNAVRFGFTPQSENWNGRLAMIGFLSAILIEAFSGQGLLHFWGIL from the coding sequence ATGACAGGTTTTAAGAATCCTGCGCCTATTGTTTCAGAAGATCCTAATGCTGTGCGTTTTGGTTTCACCCCTCAGAGTGAAAATTGGAACGGTCGTCTTGCAATGATTGGTTTTCTATCTGCGATTTTAATTGAAGCTTTTTCTGGTCAAGGTTTACTCCATTTCTGGGGCATTCTCTAA